From the genome of Gemmatimonadaceae bacterium:
GAAGCCCGTGGTTACACCGCGTGGAATCCGGCGTCGCCAGTGTTCATCAGCGAGACGGGCGGCACCAAGTATCTGTGCATTCCCTCGGTCTTCATTGGCTACAACGGGGAAGCGCTGGATGAAATGACACCGCTGCTCCGCAGCTCCGATGTGCTGTCGCACCGGGCGATGGAGTTGCTGGAGATCATCGGGGACAAGGGCGTGCTGCGCGTCAATACCACGCTCGGGGTCGAGCAGGAGTTCTTCCTCATTGATCGCGCGCACTTTGCCCTGCGCCCCGATCTCATCATGGCCAACCGGTCGCTGGTCGGCGCACCGCCACCACGCGGTCAGCAGCTGGAAGACCACTATTTCGGTGGCATCCCGGAGCGCGTGCAGGCCTGCATCAGTGAGGTCGAACTGGAGCTGTACAAGCTGGGCGTCCCCATCGTGACGCGTCACAACGAAGTCGCGCCGTCGCAGTTCGAGATGGCGCCCATCTTCGAAGACTCCGATATCGCCGTCGATCACAACCATCTCGTGATGGCGGTGCTCCGCAAGGTGGCGTTGCGTCACGGGCTGCAGGCCATCGTGCATGAGAAGCCGTTCGCCGGCATCAACGGATCGGGCAAGCACTGCAACTGGTCGATGGCCATCACGGCCGACAACTCGCTGGACGGCGCCAATCTGCTCAAGCCCGGCAAGACACCGCACCAAAACCTGCGCTTTCTGCTCTTTCTTGGCGCCATCCTGAAAGGCGTGCACAAGCACGCCGGACTGTTGCGCGCCGGTATCGCCACCAGCGGCAACGAACACCGGCTGGGAGCGAATGAAGCGCCGCCGGCCATTATCTCGGCGTTCCTGGGCAAGGGGCTGACGCAAGTCATCGAGGACATCGCCGCCGGCAAGACGTCACCGGCCAACGCCGAACAGGCGATGCTCAAGCTCGGCGTGGCCAAACTGCCGGAAGTGGAACAGGACAACACCGATCGCAATCGCACGTCGCCGTTCGCCTTTACCGGTGCCAAGTTCGAATTCCGTGCCGTGGGCGGTTCGCAGAGCATCGCGTTCCCGGTCATGTTGCTGCAGGCGGCCGTGGCCGAAGCCATCGCCGAGATGACAGAGTCGCTGCGCAAGGAGATCAAGACAGCCAAGAGCACGGACGACGCGGTGCTCAAGGTGGTGCGTGCCGCGTTCAAGGCCACGACCGCCGTGCGCTTCGAGGGTAACAACTACTCTGACGAATGGGTGGTCGAAGCCGAGAAGCGCGGATTGCTCAACCTGCGTCGCGCCCCCGAGGCGCTCATGCAGTTGACCACGAAAGACGCGAAGGCGCTGTTCAAGTCCACCGGCATTCTCACGGAAGTCGAACTGGAAAGCCGATATCACGTGCGTCTCGAGCGCTACGTGAAGGACATCCTGATTGAGCTGCACACGCTGCAGCAGATCATCGACACGCAGATTCTGCCGGCGTCCTACGCGTATGTTGGCCAGATCGCCCAGGCCGCGGGTCAGGGCGCGTCGGCCGGTATCAACATGCAACCACTCGTCGATGCCGCCAACGCCACCACCAAAATGATCGCGTCCTTGCAGAAGAAGCGCGCCGAATTGGGCAAGGTGATCGCCAAGGCCGAAGGGATGCACGACGATCTGGTGGCGCAGGGGTCGTACCTCACTGGCACGGGCTGCAGTGCCATGGGCGACGTTCGCGATGCCGCCGATGCGCTCGAATTGTCGGTTGGCGACGAGTTCTGGCCCGTGCCGCGCTACCGGGAGATGCTCTTTCCGGTGTAACGTCGCGCGGTGCGGGAACGGACGGAATACGAAGGGGAGTCGCCAGCCGGCGACTCCCCTTCGTGCATCACCCGCCGTTTGGGCACCGCAGGCGTCACACACTTGTTGCTTGCCTCGGTGTGTCCATCGACGGTAACGTCAGGTTCTCCTCTCTCTCCGGACCGCCTGTGCTCATCACGTTCGTCACCCTCCTGCAAGCCGCCGCCGTACAACCGCCGCAACGTGCCGTACCGGATCCCGGCGTTATTGCGGTCGACCAACGCGTGACACCGGCGGGCGTGCAAAGCGTGTTCGACGGTCGCGTGGCCGGCGTGCGATTCGGCGCCGCATCCGGCGAAGTTTGGGCGGTTGCTCCTGGCCATGCCTGGCGACTGGCATGGCGTGACAACCGTGTCCTCGCGCACGCGACCTTCAACGGCCGGCCGGGTGTGCACGGCCTGGTCATTGACCCCGTCACCCGCCGACCGCTGGTTGCCTCCGTCGGCAAGTTGCCCGCAGATGTCGCGGCCAGCCGCACGCCCGGCGGTCCCCCGCTCTCGCGCGCCAAGTCCGTGACGCA
Proteins encoded in this window:
- a CDS encoding glutamine synthetase III, producing the protein MASPINPRSVALREITQRPVRITSRPEENGVQQPTSTWFGCNTLSLRQMRSKLPKSVYAKLAAAIRLGKKLDSDIAPTVAQVIKEWATSRGVTHFTHWFQPQTGLTAEKHDAFLNFDENKLPIESFTGEQLIQSEPDASSFPSGGLRATWEARGYTAWNPASPVFISETGGTKYLCIPSVFIGYNGEALDEMTPLLRSSDVLSHRAMELLEIIGDKGVLRVNTTLGVEQEFFLIDRAHFALRPDLIMANRSLVGAPPPRGQQLEDHYFGGIPERVQACISEVELELYKLGVPIVTRHNEVAPSQFEMAPIFEDSDIAVDHNHLVMAVLRKVALRHGLQAIVHEKPFAGINGSGKHCNWSMAITADNSLDGANLLKPGKTPHQNLRFLLFLGAILKGVHKHAGLLRAGIATSGNEHRLGANEAPPAIISAFLGKGLTQVIEDIAAGKTSPANAEQAMLKLGVAKLPEVEQDNTDRNRTSPFAFTGAKFEFRAVGGSQSIAFPVMLLQAAVAEAIAEMTESLRKEIKTAKSTDDAVLKVVRAAFKATTAVRFEGNNYSDEWVVEAEKRGLLNLRRAPEALMQLTTKDAKALFKSTGILTEVELESRYHVRLERYVKDILIELHTLQQIIDTQILPASYAYVGQIAQAAGQGASAGINMQPLVDAANATTKMIASLQKKRAELGKVIAKAEGMHDDLVAQGSYLTGTGCSAMGDVRDAADALELSVGDEFWPVPRYREMLFPV